A genomic stretch from Candidatus Hydrogenisulfobacillus filiaventi includes:
- the yerC gene encoding transcriptional repressor - histidine operons (Evidence 2b : Function from indirect experimental evidences (e.g. phenotypes); PubMedId : 23504016, 26735940; Product type r : regulator), producing MNPKLQNPAADALWEAVLALRTPAECQAFFEDILTVAEMEALAQRWAVATMLDEGRTYEEIAHATGASSATISRVKRALTFGADGYRLVLDRLKVRRRNRVPAGSNNAP from the coding sequence ATGAATCCCAAATTGCAAAACCCGGCGGCCGATGCTCTGTGGGAGGCGGTGCTGGCCTTGCGCACCCCGGCCGAGTGCCAGGCCTTCTTCGAGGACATCCTGACTGTGGCAGAGATGGAGGCCCTGGCTCAGCGTTGGGCGGTGGCCACCATGTTGGACGAAGGGCGGACTTACGAGGAGATCGCCCATGCCACCGGCGCGTCCTCCGCCACCATCTCCCGCGTGAAGCGGGCGCTCACCTTCGGGGCGGACGGCTACCGGCTGGTGCTGGACCGCCTTAAGGTCCGCCGCCGCAACCGGGTGCCCGCCGGCAGCAACAATGCCCCCTGA